A genomic window from Stigmatopora argus isolate UIUO_Sarg chromosome 13, RoL_Sarg_1.0, whole genome shotgun sequence includes:
- the popdc2 gene encoding popeye domain-containing 2: MTEQNAALLDHLFAAPVCNGWSNNTEGALYHLGNTFLFLGYMGGSGAYGCLFIFGFLTPSFVCLILWSWMTICGPDALTWNALLLLACLMQICHLLYRLHKEGLPSEELADLYQTIYLPLGVPIRVFKEISGAFENKVLEMKAGETYAVEGKTSIERLSFLLSGRINVSLEGQFLHYIHRHQFLDSPEWESLRPNEDGKFQVTLTAEEDCRYVSWRRRRLLSLLSKERYVCRLFAVMLGYDIAEKLYNLNNKLYVKSGVLLDIRLPSLYHVLAPSSQSGDGDGEAHEGTEQPPHRDSDAPVEHAWPSEPELPSGEDSTSLVLEDFADMAGSLTDYGSESDYLR, from the exons ATGACTGAGCAGAACGCTGCCCTTCTGGATCACCTGTTCGCCGCCCCGGTCTGCAATGGCTGGAGTAATAACACCGAGGGAGCCCTTTACCATCTGGGCAACACGTTTCTGTTCCTGGGCTACATGGGGGGCAGCGGAGCCTACGGGTGTCTCTTTATCTTCGGCTTTCTGACCCCTTCCTTCGTGTGCCTGATTCTGTGGAGCTGGATGACGATTTGCGGCCCCGACGCCCTCACCTGGAACGCCTTGCTGCTTCTTGCCTGCCTGATGCAGATTTGCCACCTGCTTTATCGCCTGCACAAGGAGGGCCTGCCCAGCGAGGAGCTGGCTGACCTCTACCAGACCATCTATCTCCCGTTGGGCGTGCCTATCCGGGTCTTCAAGGAGATCTCGGGTGCCTTTGAGAACAAAGTCCTTGAGATGAAAGCGGGTGAAACGTACGCAGTGGAGGGCAAGACGTCAATCGAGAGGCTCTCCTTCCTGCTGTCTGGCAG GATCAACGTATCTCTGGAGGGCCAGTTCCTGCACTACATCCACCGACACCAGTTCCTCGACTCCCCAGAATGGGAATCTCTCAGGCCCAACGAGGACGGAAAGTTTCAG GTGACTTTGACAGCAGAGGAAGACTGCCGCTACGTgtcttggcggcggcggcgcttaTTATCCCTCCTTTCCAAGGAGCGTTACGTGTGCCGCCTGTTCGCCGTCATGCTGGGATACGACATCGCCGAAAAGCTGTACAACCTTAACAACAAGCTGTACGTCAAGAGCGGCGTCTTGCTGGACATCCGCCTGCCCAGCCTCTACCACGTCCTGGCCCCGTCGTCGCAGAGCGGCGATGGCGATGGCGAGGCCCATGAGGGGACCGAGCAACCCCCCCACCGGGATTCCGACGCCCCCGTCGAACACGCATGGCCCTCGGAGCCCGAGTTACCGTCCGGTGAGGACTCCACTAGCCTGGTTCTGGAGGACTTTGCCGACATGGCGGGCTCCTTAACCGACTATGGCAGTGAGAGTGATTATTTGAGGTAG
- the cox17 gene encoding cytochrome c oxidase copper chaperone: protein MSTVSAAAVEPAAVTESGEQKKPLRPCCACPETKKVRDACIIEKGEENCVELIEAHKDCMRQLGFKI from the exons ATGTCAACTGTGTCCGCTGCCGCTGTGGAGCCTGCCGCTGTTACCGAGAGTGGTGAGCAGAAGAAGCCACTCAGGCCTTGCTGTGCTTGTCCAGAAACCAAAAAAGTCAGAGATGCATG CATCATTGAAAAGGGGGAAGAGAACTGCGTGGAACTCATCGAGGCCCACAAAGACTGCATGAGGCAGCTGGGATTCAagatttaa